The following are from one region of the Nocardioides marmotae genome:
- a CDS encoding DUF4333 domain-containing protein has product MRRLLLLAAALAAAGGTVTGMVACTAQPQDLSAEALAEEVASLYPGAGDTRVDVRCDGPLAAEVGATRDCRVAVRRDVVTVRARVTEEGDAGPVFTTVPVVAADRVARTVLRGLGEDGYVVGEVVCAGDLLGVVGASVSCRAAPPDGEGRTEVEAIVRAVDGLDVRLRFRLAG; this is encoded by the coding sequence GTGCGACGTCTCCTGCTCCTCGCCGCTGCGCTGGCCGCGGCCGGCGGCACCGTCACCGGCATGGTCGCGTGCACCGCGCAGCCGCAGGACCTCTCCGCGGAGGCGCTCGCCGAGGAGGTCGCCTCGCTCTACCCGGGCGCGGGGGACACCCGCGTCGACGTCCGCTGCGACGGACCCCTCGCGGCCGAGGTGGGTGCCACCCGGGACTGCCGGGTGGCGGTGCGCCGCGACGTCGTCACGGTGCGCGCGAGGGTCACCGAGGAGGGCGACGCCGGCCCGGTCTTCACCACGGTGCCGGTCGTGGCGGCTGACCGGGTCGCGCGGACGGTCCTGCGTGGCCTCGGCGAGGACGGGTACGTCGTCGGGGAGGTCGTCTGCGCCGGTGACCTGCTCGGCGTGGTCGGTGCATCCGTGTCCTGCCGGGCCGCCCCGCCGGACGGCGAGGGGCGCACCGAGGTCGAGGCGATCGTGCGCGCCGTCGACGGCCTCGACGTACGTCTCCGGTTCCGTCTTGCGGGGTGA
- a CDS encoding acyl-CoA dehydrogenase family protein — translation MKRDIYDEDHEAFRGSVREFLERSVIPHVDEHAEAKAIPREFWLEAGKQGFLGLEIPEEYGGAGAGDYRFNTVLAEELSKVNAALGSCWGIHADITAPYLVELGTEEQKQRWLPGVAAGEILLAIGMTEPSGGSDLAALKTTAVRDGDDWVINGSKTFITNGYSADLVITAVRTSPEKKARGITLFAIPADAEGFSRGRKLDKVGQPESDTAELFFENVRLSDDHVVGEVDMGFIHMMQKLPQERLGCAISNLAHAKQIFEETVAYTKERTAFGAPIGTFQHNKFLMADIDTQIDVSQAFIDRCVELHDRGELTPVDAAKAKLWTSEIQNRILDHCVQLHGGYGFMNEYRVARAWRDARVSRIWAGSNEIMKELIGRDLGL, via the coding sequence ATGAAGCGCGACATCTACGACGAGGACCACGAGGCGTTCCGGGGGTCCGTCCGGGAGTTCCTGGAGCGGTCGGTCATCCCCCACGTCGACGAGCACGCCGAGGCCAAGGCGATCCCGCGGGAGTTCTGGCTCGAGGCCGGCAAGCAGGGCTTCCTGGGCCTGGAGATCCCCGAGGAGTACGGCGGCGCGGGCGCCGGCGACTACCGGTTCAACACGGTGCTCGCCGAGGAGCTGTCCAAGGTCAACGCCGCGCTGGGGTCGTGCTGGGGCATCCACGCCGACATCACCGCGCCGTACCTCGTGGAGCTCGGCACCGAGGAGCAGAAGCAGCGCTGGCTGCCCGGCGTCGCCGCCGGCGAGATCCTGCTCGCGATCGGCATGACCGAGCCTTCCGGCGGCTCGGACCTCGCCGCGCTGAAGACCACCGCCGTCCGCGACGGCGACGACTGGGTCATCAACGGCTCCAAGACCTTCATCACCAACGGCTACTCCGCCGACCTGGTCATCACCGCGGTGCGCACCAGCCCGGAGAAGAAGGCCCGCGGCATCACGCTGTTCGCGATCCCGGCCGACGCCGAGGGCTTCAGCCGCGGCCGCAAGCTGGACAAGGTCGGCCAGCCGGAGTCCGACACCGCCGAGCTGTTCTTCGAGAACGTCCGGCTCTCCGACGACCACGTCGTCGGCGAGGTCGACATGGGCTTCATCCACATGATGCAGAAGCTTCCCCAGGAGCGGCTGGGCTGCGCGATCTCCAACCTGGCGCACGCCAAGCAGATCTTCGAGGAGACCGTCGCCTACACCAAGGAGCGCACCGCCTTCGGCGCCCCGATCGGCACCTTCCAGCACAACAAGTTCCTCATGGCCGACATCGACACCCAGATCGACGTCAGCCAGGCCTTCATCGACCGTTGCGTGGAGCTCCACGACCGCGGCGAGCTGACCCCCGTCGACGCGGCCAAGGCCAAGCTGTGGACCTCGGAGATCCAGAACCGGATCCTCGACCACTGCGTCCAGCTGCACGGCGGCTACGGCTTCATGAACGAGTACCGCGTGGCCCGCGCCTGGCGCGACGCCCGCGTCTCGCGGATCTGGGCCGGCTCGAACGAGATCATGAAGGAGCTCATCGGCCGCGACCTCGGCCTCTGA
- a CDS encoding 1,4-dihydroxy-2-naphthoyl-CoA synthase: MSAIDGVSEIFDAEQWDAVPGFEDLTDLTYHRAKAHGTVRVAFDRPDVLNAFRPHTVDELLRVLEHARTSADVGCVLLTGNGPSEKNGKWAFCTGGDQRIRGKAGYQYEDVAAGSADTGAEQPSPIDKARLARLHILEVQRLIRFMPKVVICVVPGWTAGGGHSLHVVCDLTLASIEQARFKQTDADVGSFDGGFGSAYLARQVGQKFAREIFFLGQEYSAEDGVRMGAVNRAVPHAELEATALEWGRLINGKSPTAQRMLKYSFNAIDDGLVGQQLFAGETTRLAYMTDEAQEGRDQFLEKRDPDWSPYPWYY, translated from the coding sequence ATGAGCGCGATCGACGGGGTGTCGGAGATCTTCGACGCCGAGCAGTGGGACGCGGTCCCCGGCTTCGAGGACCTGACCGACCTGACCTACCACCGCGCGAAGGCCCACGGCACCGTCCGCGTCGCCTTCGACCGGCCCGACGTGCTCAACGCCTTCCGGCCGCACACGGTCGATGAGCTGCTCCGCGTCCTCGAGCACGCCCGCACCAGCGCCGACGTCGGCTGCGTCCTGCTCACCGGCAACGGCCCGAGCGAGAAGAACGGCAAGTGGGCCTTCTGCACCGGCGGCGACCAGCGCATCCGCGGCAAGGCCGGCTACCAGTACGAGGACGTCGCCGCCGGCTCGGCGGACACCGGCGCCGAGCAGCCCAGCCCCATCGACAAGGCCCGGCTGGCCCGGCTGCACATCCTCGAGGTGCAGCGGCTGATCCGGTTCATGCCCAAGGTCGTCATCTGCGTGGTCCCCGGGTGGACCGCCGGCGGCGGGCACAGCCTGCACGTCGTGTGCGACCTGACCCTGGCCAGCATCGAGCAGGCGCGGTTCAAGCAGACCGACGCCGACGTCGGGTCCTTCGACGGCGGGTTCGGGTCGGCGTACCTCGCCCGCCAGGTCGGCCAGAAGTTCGCCCGCGAGATCTTCTTCCTTGGCCAGGAGTACTCCGCCGAGGACGGCGTCCGGATGGGTGCGGTCAACCGCGCCGTCCCGCACGCCGAGCTCGAGGCGACCGCGCTGGAGTGGGGCCGGCTGATCAACGGCAAGTCCCCGACCGCGCAGCGGATGCTGAAGTACTCCTTCAACGCCATCGACGACGGCCTGGTCGGGCAGCAGCTCTTCGCCGGCGAGACCACCCGCCTGGCCTACATGACCGACGAGGCGCAGGAGGGGCGCGACCAGTTCCTGGAGAAGCGCGACCCCGACTGGTCGCCCTACCCCTGGTACTACTGA
- the glgX gene encoding glycogen debranching protein GlgX: protein MTEVWPGQPYPLGATFDGTGTNFALFSEAADRVELCLFDESGAETRVEVTEVDALVWHCYLPAVQPGQRYGYRVHGPHDPAQGHRCNPNKLLLDPYAKATSGTIDWDQALFGYDFGDPDSRNDDDSAAHMTKGVVINPFFDWEGDRPLGVPYNESFIYEAHVKGLTQLHPDIPEAQRGTYAGLAHPAVTEHLQKLGVTAIELMPVHQFVQDSTLLEKGLRNYWGYNTLGFFAPHDEYAASAEPGQQVQEFKSMVKAMHAAGIEVILDVVYNHTAEGNHLGPTLSFRGIDNQAYYRLVDDDKRYYMDYTGTGNSLNVGHPHSLQLIMDSLRYWVTEMHVDGFRFDLASTLAREFYEVDRLATFFELVQQDPVVSQVKLIAEPWDIGPGGYQVGGFPPQWSEWNGAYRDTVRDFWRGEPALGEFASRLAGSSDLYEHSGRRPFASINFVTAHDGFTLRDLVSYNEKHNDANGEDNNDGESHNRSWNHGVEGPTDDPEVLTARAREQRNFLATLLLSQGVPMLLHGDEMSRTQDGNNNTYAQDSEIAWMHWDRADTALVEFTAAIAELRRAHPTFRRKRFFTGSEVRTGDGERLNDIVWLHPEGRPMEDGDWTAGQQVIGMYLNGDGIAGLDARGQRILDDHFLLYFNADGPTEVTLPPDEYAAGWDVVVDTGHDSDATALKPGSTLWLETHSLVVLQQHSAPEAEVDTSVAASVAALIENGQD, encoded by the coding sequence ATGACCGAGGTCTGGCCCGGCCAGCCGTACCCCCTGGGCGCGACGTTCGACGGCACCGGCACGAACTTCGCCCTCTTCAGCGAGGCCGCCGACCGCGTCGAGCTCTGCCTCTTCGACGAGTCCGGCGCCGAGACGCGCGTGGAGGTGACCGAGGTCGACGCGCTCGTCTGGCACTGCTACCTGCCGGCCGTCCAGCCCGGCCAGCGCTACGGCTACCGCGTGCACGGCCCGCACGACCCGGCCCAGGGCCACCGCTGCAACCCCAACAAGCTGCTGCTCGACCCCTACGCCAAGGCGACCAGCGGCACCATCGACTGGGACCAGGCGCTCTTCGGCTACGACTTCGGCGACCCCGACTCCCGCAACGACGACGACTCCGCCGCCCACATGACCAAGGGCGTGGTGATCAACCCGTTCTTCGACTGGGAGGGCGACCGCCCGCTGGGCGTCCCCTACAACGAGTCGTTCATCTACGAGGCCCACGTCAAGGGCCTGACCCAGCTGCACCCCGACATCCCCGAGGCCCAGCGCGGGACGTACGCCGGCCTGGCCCACCCCGCGGTCACCGAGCACCTGCAGAAGCTCGGCGTGACCGCGATCGAGCTGATGCCGGTCCACCAGTTCGTCCAGGACAGCACGCTGCTGGAGAAGGGCCTGCGCAACTACTGGGGCTACAACACCCTCGGCTTCTTCGCCCCGCACGACGAGTACGCCGCGTCGGCCGAGCCCGGTCAGCAGGTCCAGGAGTTCAAGTCGATGGTCAAGGCGATGCACGCCGCGGGCATCGAGGTGATCCTCGACGTGGTCTACAACCACACCGCCGAGGGCAACCACCTGGGCCCGACGCTGAGCTTCCGCGGCATCGACAACCAGGCCTACTACCGCCTCGTCGATGACGACAAGCGCTACTACATGGACTACACCGGCACCGGGAACAGCCTCAACGTCGGCCACCCGCACTCCCTGCAGCTGATCATGGACTCGCTGCGCTACTGGGTCACCGAGATGCACGTCGACGGCTTCCGCTTCGACCTCGCCTCGACCCTGGCGCGGGAGTTCTACGAGGTCGACCGGCTGGCGACGTTCTTCGAGCTCGTCCAGCAGGACCCGGTGGTCTCGCAGGTCAAGCTGATCGCCGAGCCGTGGGACATCGGCCCCGGCGGCTACCAGGTCGGCGGCTTCCCGCCGCAGTGGTCGGAGTGGAACGGCGCCTACCGCGACACCGTGCGCGACTTCTGGCGCGGCGAGCCGGCGCTCGGCGAGTTCGCCAGCCGTCTCGCGGGCTCCTCCGACCTCTACGAGCACTCCGGCCGGCGGCCGTTCGCGAGCATCAACTTCGTCACCGCCCACGACGGGTTCACCCTGCGCGACCTGGTGTCGTACAACGAGAAGCACAACGACGCCAACGGCGAGGACAACAACGACGGCGAGAGCCACAACCGCTCGTGGAACCACGGCGTGGAGGGCCCGACCGACGACCCCGAGGTGCTCACCGCCCGGGCGCGCGAGCAGCGCAACTTCCTGGCCACCCTGCTGCTGAGCCAGGGCGTGCCGATGCTGCTGCACGGTGACGAGATGAGCCGCACCCAGGACGGCAACAACAACACCTACGCCCAGGACTCCGAGATCGCCTGGATGCACTGGGACCGCGCCGACACCGCGCTGGTGGAGTTCACCGCCGCGATCGCCGAGCTGCGCCGCGCCCACCCGACGTTCCGCCGCAAGCGCTTCTTCACCGGCTCCGAGGTCCGCACCGGCGACGGCGAGCGGCTCAACGACATCGTCTGGCTGCACCCCGAGGGCCGGCCGATGGAGGACGGCGACTGGACCGCCGGCCAGCAGGTGATCGGCATGTACCTCAACGGCGACGGCATCGCCGGCCTCGACGCGCGCGGCCAGCGGATCCTCGACGACCACTTCCTGCTCTACTTCAACGCCGACGGCCCGACCGAGGTCACCCTCCCGCCCGATGAGTACGCCGCCGGGTGGGACGTCGTGGTCGACACCGGCCACGACAGCGACGCGACCGCGCTGAAGCCGGGCTCGACGCTCTGGCTGGAGACCCACAGCCTCGTGGTGCTCCAGCAGCACTCCGCGCCCGAGGCCGAGGTCGACACCTCCGTCGCGGCGTCGGTGGCCGCGCTGATCGAGAACGGGCAGGACTGA
- the treY gene encoding malto-oligosyltrehalose synthase: MEGKHRDPGPADGQRVPVSTYRLQVSEDFDLFEATRRLAYLRDLGVDWVYLSPLLAAEPGSTHGYDVVAHDRIDPARGGEAGLAALSAEARRLGMGVLVDIVPNHVGVAAPSEDTWWWDVLKHGRASEHATAFDIEWAAGDGRIRIPVVGDDDLDPSGAIGNLRVVDTPDGAELLYHDNHYPVAPGTWSEGDDANAVHARQHYELVHWQVADDGLNYRRFFAVNSLAAVRVEDPEVFAESHKEVRRWFEEGLVDGLRVDHPDGLRDPKRYLDDLAELTGGAYVLVEKILEPGEHLPVDWATAGTTGYDVLAHVDRVLTDPAGQEPLDALEARLRGGPVDWHAMIHDTKREVADGILGSEVRRITREVRRILPAGPDTTTARIVDAVAELLACFPVYRSYLPEGRAHLDQAFAAARAQRPDLVATFEALLPVLADPWTPPARRFQQTSGMVMAKGVEDCAFYRYSRLTSLNEVGGDPSVFSLDPETFHDHMLVRQARWPHAMTTLSTHDTKRGEDVRARITALAEVPEAWTATLDRLLALVPLPDPGFASLLWQAVLGAWLPSDPDLRSRLHGYAEKAMREAGDRTTWTEPDEAYEAAVHAAVDGAFDRDDVRATIEGFLPLVVGPGWVNALSAKLLSITLPGVPDVYQGSELWEQSLVDPDNRRPVDFEARRTMLELAEWSPLGAALDDPGSAKMRVAHAALTLRRDRPELFDGYVAVPAQGPAADHALAYDRGGAIAVVTRLPVGLAARGGWGDTTLALPPGRWRDVVTDRPASPRLAELLAECPVALLVRED; the protein is encoded by the coding sequence GTGGAGGGCAAGCACCGCGACCCCGGCCCCGCCGACGGCCAGCGGGTGCCGGTCAGCACCTACCGGCTCCAGGTCAGCGAGGACTTCGACCTCTTCGAGGCAACCCGCCGGCTGGCGTACCTGCGCGACCTCGGCGTGGACTGGGTCTACCTCTCCCCGCTGCTGGCCGCGGAGCCCGGCAGCACCCACGGCTACGACGTGGTCGCCCACGACCGGATCGACCCGGCCCGGGGCGGCGAGGCCGGGCTGGCCGCGCTGTCGGCGGAGGCCAGGCGGCTCGGGATGGGCGTGCTGGTCGACATCGTGCCCAACCACGTCGGCGTCGCGGCCCCCTCGGAGGACACCTGGTGGTGGGACGTGCTCAAGCACGGCCGCGCATCCGAGCACGCGACCGCCTTCGACATCGAGTGGGCCGCCGGCGACGGCCGGATCCGGATCCCGGTCGTCGGCGACGACGACCTCGACCCCTCCGGGGCGATCGGCAACCTCCGGGTCGTCGACACCCCCGACGGCGCCGAGCTGCTCTACCACGACAACCACTACCCGGTGGCTCCTGGAACCTGGTCCGAGGGCGACGACGCCAACGCCGTCCACGCCCGCCAGCACTACGAGCTCGTGCACTGGCAGGTCGCCGACGACGGGCTGAACTACCGCCGCTTCTTCGCCGTCAACAGCCTGGCCGCGGTGCGCGTGGAGGACCCCGAGGTCTTCGCCGAGTCGCACAAGGAGGTGCGGCGCTGGTTCGAGGAGGGCCTGGTCGACGGGCTGCGGGTCGACCACCCCGACGGCCTGCGCGACCCCAAGCGCTACCTCGACGACCTCGCCGAGCTGACCGGCGGCGCCTACGTGCTGGTCGAGAAGATCCTCGAGCCCGGCGAGCACCTGCCCGTGGACTGGGCGACCGCCGGCACCACGGGGTACGACGTGCTGGCCCACGTCGACCGGGTGCTGACCGACCCCGCGGGGCAGGAGCCGCTCGACGCGCTCGAGGCGCGGCTGCGCGGCGGGCCGGTCGACTGGCACGCGATGATCCACGACACCAAGCGCGAGGTCGCCGACGGGATCCTGGGCAGCGAGGTCCGGCGGATCACCCGCGAGGTGCGCCGGATCCTGCCGGCCGGCCCCGACACCACGACCGCGCGGATCGTCGACGCCGTGGCCGAGCTGCTGGCCTGCTTCCCGGTCTACCGCTCCTACCTGCCCGAGGGCCGCGCCCACCTCGACCAGGCGTTCGCGGCCGCCCGGGCGCAGCGCCCGGACCTGGTGGCGACGTTCGAGGCGCTGCTGCCGGTGCTCGCCGACCCGTGGACGCCGCCCGCGCGGCGCTTCCAGCAGACCAGCGGCATGGTGATGGCCAAGGGCGTCGAGGACTGCGCGTTCTACCGCTACTCCCGCCTCACCTCGCTCAACGAGGTCGGCGGCGACCCGAGCGTCTTCTCCCTCGACCCCGAGACCTTCCACGACCACATGCTGGTGCGCCAGGCCCGCTGGCCGCACGCGATGACGACGCTGTCGACCCACGACACCAAGCGCGGCGAGGACGTCCGGGCCCGGATCACCGCCCTCGCCGAGGTGCCCGAGGCGTGGACGGCGACGCTGGACCGGCTGCTGGCGCTCGTGCCGCTGCCCGACCCCGGCTTCGCCTCCCTGCTGTGGCAGGCCGTCCTCGGCGCCTGGCTGCCCTCGGACCCCGACCTCCGGTCGCGGCTGCACGGGTACGCCGAGAAGGCCATGCGCGAGGCCGGCGACCGGACCACGTGGACCGAGCCGGACGAGGCCTACGAGGCCGCGGTGCACGCCGCCGTCGACGGTGCCTTCGACCGCGACGACGTCCGCGCCACGATCGAGGGCTTCCTGCCGCTCGTCGTCGGCCCCGGCTGGGTCAACGCGCTCTCGGCCAAGCTGCTCTCGATCACGCTGCCCGGCGTCCCCGACGTCTACCAGGGCAGCGAGCTGTGGGAGCAGTCCCTCGTCGACCCCGACAACCGGCGCCCGGTCGACTTCGAGGCCCGCCGCACCATGCTCGAGCTCGCCGAGTGGTCCCCGCTCGGCGCGGCGCTCGACGACCCGGGCTCGGCCAAGATGCGCGTCGCCCACGCCGCGCTCACCCTGCGCCGCGACCGGCCCGAGCTCTTCGACGGGTACGTCGCCGTGCCGGCCCAGGGGCCGGCCGCCGACCACGCGCTCGCCTACGACCGCGGCGGCGCGATCGCCGTGGTCACCCGCCTGCCCGTCGGCCTGGCCGCCCGCGGCGGCTGGGGCGACACCACGCTCGCGCTGCCGCCCGGCCGGTGGCGCGACGTCGTGACCGACCGGCCCGCCTCGCCCCGGCTGGCCGAGCTGCTCGCCGAGTGCCCCGTGGCCCTGCTCGTCCGGGAGGACTGA
- a CDS encoding NAD-dependent deacylase translates to MKVVVLTGAGISAESGVPTFRDADGLWEGHHVEDVATPEAYDAQPFVVHRFYDARRKALAAVAPNPAHHALARLEEALGDDLLVVTQNIDDLHERAGSSRVLHMHGELLSAVCRACRSRSRWERDLADLPPCPRCGTPDLRPDVVWFGEIPYEMDRIYLALESADLFVSIGTSGAVYPAAGFVQQAAAYGARTLELNLQVSEVTTLFDETRHGRAGELVPAWVEELLGR, encoded by the coding sequence ATGAAGGTCGTCGTGCTGACCGGGGCCGGTATCTCCGCGGAGAGCGGGGTGCCCACCTTCCGGGACGCCGACGGGTTGTGGGAGGGGCACCACGTCGAGGACGTCGCCACGCCCGAGGCGTACGACGCCCAGCCGTTCGTGGTGCACCGCTTCTACGACGCCCGCCGCAAGGCGCTGGCCGCGGTGGCGCCCAATCCCGCCCACCACGCGCTCGCGCGGCTGGAGGAGGCGCTCGGCGACGACCTGCTCGTGGTCACCCAGAACATCGACGACCTGCACGAGCGGGCCGGCTCGAGCCGCGTGCTGCACATGCACGGCGAGCTGCTCTCGGCCGTGTGCCGTGCCTGCCGCAGCCGCTCGCGCTGGGAGCGCGACCTCGCCGACCTGCCCCCGTGCCCGCGCTGCGGCACGCCGGACCTGCGCCCGGACGTGGTCTGGTTCGGCGAGATCCCTTATGAGATGGACCGGATCTACCTCGCGCTCGAGTCGGCCGACCTGTTCGTCTCGATCGGCACCTCGGGCGCGGTCTACCCGGCCGCCGGCTTCGTGCAGCAGGCCGCGGCGTACGGCGCCCGCACCCTCGAGCTGAACCTCCAGGTCAGCGAGGTCACCACGCTCTTCGACGAGACCCGGCACGGCCGCGCCGGCGAGCTCGTCCCCGCCTGGGTCGAGGAGCTCCTCGGCCGCTGA
- a CDS encoding nitroreductase family deazaflavin-dependent oxidoreductase: MDLLDGEYQPSPDQWVRDQVETYERTGGREAATLMDKPEWPIVVITSRGAKSGKLRKNPVMRVEHDGVYAAVASKGGAPEHPGWYANFLAHPVVQLQDGPEPALYRARVATGAERAQWWERCVAQYAPYAEYQEKTDREIPVFLLERVED; this comes from the coding sequence ATGGACCTCTTGGACGGTGAGTACCAGCCCAGCCCCGACCAGTGGGTGCGCGACCAGGTCGAGACCTACGAGCGCACCGGCGGCCGCGAGGCCGCCACCTTGATGGACAAGCCGGAGTGGCCGATCGTCGTGATCACCTCCCGTGGCGCCAAGTCCGGCAAGCTGCGGAAGAACCCGGTGATGCGGGTCGAGCACGACGGCGTGTACGCCGCGGTGGCCTCCAAGGGCGGCGCCCCGGAGCACCCCGGCTGGTACGCCAACTTCCTCGCCCACCCGGTCGTCCAGCTCCAGGACGGCCCCGAGCCGGCGCTCTACCGGGCCCGGGTCGCCACCGGCGCGGAGCGCGCGCAGTGGTGGGAGCGCTGTGTCGCCCAGTACGCGCCGTACGCGGAGTACCAGGAGAAGACCGACCGGGAGATCCCCGTCTTCCTCCTCGAGCGCGTCGAGGACTGA
- the treZ gene encoding malto-oligosyltrehalose trehalohydrolase, whose product MTVPTSGLTAGLISGARPPARGPFDLWAPRPSRVRLAIGPAEATEVVEMTRGDDDWWTPLEPVPTDGEVDYGYLVDDSDVVLPDPRSRRQPQGVHERSRTYDPASYTWGDGAWTGRQLAGSVLYELHVGTFTPEGTLDAAIGKLDHLREIGVDLVELLPVNGFNGTHNWGYDGVLWHTVAEQYGGPAAYQRFVDACHQAGLGVVQDVVYNHLGPSGNYLPVFGPYLTSGRNTWGDSVNLDGEGSAEVRRFILDNVRMWLHDYHVDALRLDAVHALVDTSEVHLLEEMAVEVAALSAHLRRPLTLIAESDLNDPVLVTPREAGGYGLDAQWSDDFHHAVHVALTRETTGYYADFEPLAALVKVCERGFFHDGTWSSFRESDHGVPIDTEKMPTWRLVVANQNHDQIGNRAVGDRIAEALDDDQLACAALLTLAGPFTPMLFQGEEWAASTPFQFFTSHPEPELGKATAEGRIAEFAKMGWDPAVVPDPQDPETFRRSTLDWSELAEGRHAVLLDVYRRLATLRRTVPALTDPAFTSISCTADEAARVFTMERAGTLMVINFGDEPAELTVDPDLTVLFATPTGAEHLPGGALALPPHVGVLLG is encoded by the coding sequence ATGACCGTGCCCACCTCCGGCCTCACCGCTGGCCTGATCTCCGGGGCCCGCCCGCCCGCCCGCGGCCCGTTCGACCTGTGGGCGCCGCGGCCCTCCCGCGTCCGGCTCGCGATCGGTCCCGCCGAGGCGACCGAGGTCGTGGAGATGACCCGCGGGGACGACGACTGGTGGACGCCGCTGGAGCCGGTGCCGACCGACGGCGAGGTGGACTACGGCTACCTCGTCGACGACTCCGACGTGGTGCTGCCCGACCCGCGCTCGCGCCGCCAGCCGCAGGGGGTGCACGAGCGGTCGCGCACCTACGACCCCGCGTCGTACACCTGGGGCGACGGGGCGTGGACCGGCCGCCAGCTGGCCGGGTCGGTGCTCTACGAGCTCCACGTCGGCACGTTCACCCCCGAGGGCACCCTCGACGCAGCGATCGGGAAGCTGGACCACCTGCGCGAGATCGGCGTCGACCTGGTCGAGCTGCTGCCGGTCAACGGCTTCAACGGCACGCACAACTGGGGCTACGACGGGGTGCTGTGGCACACCGTCGCCGAGCAGTACGGCGGCCCGGCGGCGTACCAGCGCTTCGTCGACGCCTGCCACCAGGCCGGCCTCGGCGTGGTGCAGGACGTCGTCTACAACCACCTCGGGCCGAGCGGGAACTACCTGCCGGTCTTCGGGCCCTACCTCACCAGCGGGCGCAACACCTGGGGCGACTCGGTGAACCTCGACGGCGAGGGGTCCGCGGAGGTGCGCCGGTTCATCCTCGACAACGTGCGGATGTGGCTGCACGACTACCACGTCGACGCGCTGCGGCTCGACGCCGTGCACGCACTGGTGGACACCTCCGAGGTGCACCTGCTCGAGGAGATGGCGGTCGAGGTGGCCGCGCTCTCGGCCCATCTGCGGCGGCCGCTCACCCTGATCGCCGAGTCCGACCTCAACGACCCGGTGCTTGTCACGCCGCGCGAGGCCGGGGGCTACGGCCTCGACGCGCAGTGGAGCGACGACTTCCACCACGCGGTGCACGTGGCGCTGACGCGGGAGACGACCGGTTACTACGCCGACTTCGAGCCGCTCGCGGCGCTGGTCAAGGTCTGCGAGCGGGGCTTCTTCCACGACGGCACGTGGTCCTCCTTCCGCGAGAGCGACCACGGCGTGCCGATCGACACCGAGAAGATGCCCACCTGGCGGCTCGTGGTCGCCAACCAGAACCACGACCAGATCGGCAACCGCGCCGTCGGCGACCGGATCGCCGAGGCCCTCGACGACGACCAGCTGGCCTGCGCGGCGCTGCTGACCCTGGCCGGCCCGTTCACGCCGATGCTCTTCCAGGGCGAGGAGTGGGCCGCCTCGACGCCGTTCCAGTTCTTCACCTCCCACCCCGAGCCGGAGCTCGGGAAGGCCACCGCCGAGGGGCGGATCGCGGAGTTCGCGAAGATGGGCTGGGACCCCGCGGTCGTGCCCGACCCCCAGGACCCGGAGACCTTCCGCCGCTCCACGCTGGACTGGAGCGAGCTCGCCGAGGGCCGGCACGCGGTGCTGCTCGACGTCTACCGCCGGCTGGCGACCCTGCGGCGCACCGTCCCCGCGCTCACCGACCCGGCGTTCACCTCGATCTCCTGCACCGCCGACGAGGCCGCCCGCGTCTTCACGATGGAGCGCGCCGGCACGCTGATGGTGATCAACTTCGGCGACGAGCCCGCCGAGCTCACCGTCGACCCCGACCTCACCGTCCTCTTCGCCACCCCCACCGGCGCCGAGCACCTCCCCGGCGGCGCGCTCGCACTGCCGCCGCACGTCGGGGTGCTGCTGGGGTAG
- a CDS encoding ACT domain-containing protein has product MPFLLRVELPDVPGSLGRLATAIGEAGGDIEAIEIVEKRHDGTALDDVLLEMSGGAMPDSVVSACNQLDGVQVVWISRYAAGGNLVLDLEAVEELTAKPAEAVDRCVDLLPITFRADWAARVHRVSGVRHRTEAAPDGLEFVEIDRTERLEMEGDDVTIYAAVRLDGNEIIVIGRRGGPEFLDSELARLDHLVGLAQTMARVG; this is encoded by the coding sequence ATGCCCTTCCTCCTGCGCGTCGAGCTGCCCGACGTCCCCGGTTCGCTGGGCCGCCTGGCGACCGCGATCGGTGAGGCCGGCGGCGACATCGAGGCGATCGAGATCGTCGAGAAGCGCCACGACGGCACCGCGCTCGACGACGTGCTGCTCGAGATGTCGGGTGGGGCGATGCCGGACTCGGTGGTCTCGGCCTGCAACCAGCTCGACGGCGTGCAAGTGGTGTGGATCAGCCGGTACGCCGCCGGCGGCAACCTCGTCCTGGACCTCGAGGCCGTCGAGGAGCTGACCGCGAAGCCCGCCGAGGCCGTGGACCGCTGTGTCGACCTGCTGCCGATCACCTTCCGCGCGGACTGGGCCGCCCGCGTCCACCGCGTCTCCGGCGTCCGCCACCGCACCGAGGCCGCCCCCGACGGCCTGGAGTTCGTGGAGATCGACCGCACCGAGCGGCTCGAGATGGAGGGCGACGACGTGACGATCTACGCCGCGGTCCGCCTCGACGGCAACGAGATCATCGTGATCGGCCGCCGCGGCGGCCCGGAGTTCCTCGACTCCGAGCTCGCCCGGCTCGACCACCTCGTCGGCCTCGCCCAGACCATGGCCCGCGTCGGCTGA